In Methanosarcina siciliae T4/M, one genomic interval encodes:
- a CDS encoding YVTN family beta-propeller repeat protein has product MVPYAYITNSNNNTVSVIDTASNTIAATVQVGSSPYGVAVRPDGKKVYVANYYSHSVSVIDTDTNTVTATVNVGTYPSGVAVKPDRTMAYVTNYGSNTVSFIDTTSDTLAGSVNVGSDPYGVAVSPNGTVYVANRVSDTISVIDATKKIVTATVNVGDNPRGVEVTPDGTKVYVANYNSGSVSVIDTATNNVTATVYVGNNPNGIAASPDGKKVYVSNYNSYVSVINTSTNAVTYAVDVGSRPSGIAVTPDGTKAYVSNRVGNSVSVIDTTTDTLEDTVTGFNSPNSFGHFIGAPPTQTLYPVANFSSNVTQGYAPLSVQFTDQSENATSWNWSFGDGFYSTEQNPTHVYTTVGNYSATLTVTNAYGQNTKSSKINVQNVSPMVPYAYITNSNNNTVSVIDTASNTIAATVQVGSSPHGVAVRPDGKKVYVANYYSHSVSVIDTDTNTVTATVNVGTYPSGVAVKPDRTMAYVTNYGSNTVSFIDTTSDTLAGSVNVGSDPYGVAVSPNGTVYVANRVSDTISVIDATKK; this is encoded by the coding sequence ATGGTGCCATATGCATATATTACGAATTCTAACAACAATACTGTTTCTGTAATTGACACAGCTTCAAACACCATTGCAGCAACGGTACAGGTAGGAAGTTCTCCTTATGGAGTTGCAGTGAGACCGGATGGAAAAAAGGTATACGTAGCTAACTACTACAGCCACAGTGTCTCTGTGATTGACACAGATACAAACACTGTTACAGCCACAGTGAATGTAGGAACCTATCCTTCAGGAGTTGCAGTGAAACCGGATAGAACAATGGCATATGTGACTAATTACGGTAGTAATACTGTCTCTTTCATTGATACAACCTCAGATACTCTTGCTGGTAGTGTGAATGTAGGAAGTGATCCATATGGAGTTGCAGTTAGTCCGAATGGAACAGTATATGTAGCGAACAGAGTCAGCGACACGATTTCAGTAATTGACGCCACCAAAAAAATAGTTACGGCCACTGTGAATGTAGGAGATAATCCTCGCGGAGTTGAAGTCACACCGGATGGAACGAAAGTATACGTGGCTAATTACAATAGTGGCAGTGTCTCTGTAATCGATACGGCAACAAACAATGTTACAGCTACGGTCTACGTAGGAAACAATCCTAATGGAATTGCAGCCAGTCCTGATGGGAAAAAGGTGTATGTATCGAATTATAATAGTTATGTCTCTGTAATTAACACTTCAACTAATGCTGTTACGTACGCAGTGGATGTAGGAAGCAGACCCTCAGGAATCGCAGTTACGCCAGATGGGACAAAAGCATATGTATCGAATCGGGTAGGGAACAGTGTTTCAGTAATTGATACTACAACCGACACTCTTGAAGACACTGTAACTGGATTTAACAGTCCTAATTCATTTGGGCATTTTATAGGTGCTCCTCCAACACAAACATTATATCCCGTTGCAAACTTCAGCAGCAACGTTACTCAGGGATATGCTCCTCTTTCTGTCCAATTTACTGACCAATCTGAAAACGCAACGTCATGGAACTGGAGTTTTGGAGATGGATTTTATTCAACCGAGCAAAACCCAACTCATGTTTATACCACAGTTGGGAACTATTCAGCAACGCTCACAGTGACAAATGCATATGGTCAGAACACGAAGAGCAGCAAGATAAATGTGCAAAATGTCTCTCCTATGGTGCCATATGCATATATTACGAATTCTAACAACAATACTGTTTCTGTAATTGACACAGCTTCAAACACCATTGCAGCAACGGTACAGGTAGGAAGTTCTCCTCATGGAGTTGCAGTGAGACCGGATGGAAAAAAGGTATACGTAGCTAACTACTACAGCCACAGTGTCTCTGTGATTGACACAGATACAAACACTGTTACAGCCACAGTGAATGTAGGAACCTATCCTTCAGGAGTTGCAGTGAAACCGGATAGAACAATGGCATATGTGACTAATTACGGTAGTAATACTGTCTCTTTCATTGATACAACCTCAGATACTCTTGCTGGTAGTGTGAATGTAGGAAGTGATCCATATGGAGTTGCAGTTAGTCCGAATGGAACAGTATATGTAGCGAACAGAGTCAGCGACACGATTTCAGTAATTGACGCCACCAAAAAATAG
- the fpoO gene encoding F420H2 dehydrogenase subunit FpoO yields the protein MNPKLDCILVRVFRHLLKLAYPNGFWKGLCETCLDPAQKTYLEANKNQPSCRKGKFALCGDKTGVFPVELQVPDFSKGIVKKDVDLCYRCLKEVDEAYIRA from the coding sequence TTGAATCCAAAACTAGATTGTATTCTTGTCAGAGTCTTCCGCCACCTCCTCAAATTAGCCTACCCCAATGGTTTCTGGAAAGGCCTCTGTGAGACCTGCCTCGATCCCGCCCAGAAAACTTACCTGGAAGCAAACAAAAACCAGCCCTCGTGCAGAAAAGGCAAATTTGCCCTCTGCGGAGACAAAACAGGAGTTTTCCCGGTGGAACTGCAGGTGCCGGATTTCTCAAAAGGGATAGTCAAGAAAGATGTGGATCTCTGCTACAGGTGCCTGAAAGAAGTCGATGAAGCTTATATAAGGGCATAA
- a CDS encoding right-handed parallel beta-helix repeat-containing protein, which produces MANFNFNGFDVQESTNTELHNNTANFNKDNGIALSSSIQNEVTGNIANYNGDGINLFNCSTSLLNNNIANSNRYAGIDPGSSKDNILTDNIANSNRKHGFELVGSDNNTLRGNIGNSDVDHLPDDSPNRTSKNETKDQGIENKSFIDSTISVIISWVHHNNFSDNVDNNPINNPSDNFINNSKSNFLDNISDDSINVYVHPEDSIQQAIDNSSSGDIIAVYPGLYKENLIVNKSLIIISKPGESTETIIQAADPEDDIFYVAADNVTICGFNVTGTDKAGIRYTGSCGIIAGNKLVSDKYGIYLKKAENITIENNNASQNGRGIYLRDSSRNIVKNNEVSHNWFYGKEYRNGILLKNSNNNKLTGNNVSRNWDGIRLENSSNNELSKNAVIDDYFCIGLEDSNNNKLLDNTVKSIGYSFDITLGNSHNNTLQGNSAGFMTEVRVSSGPESTNNTLEGRQHIRRD; this is translated from the coding sequence GTGGCAAATTTTAATTTCAATGGATTCGATGTTCAAGAATCAACTAATACTGAACTGCATAACAACACTGCAAATTTTAACAAAGATAACGGTATAGCTTTAAGTTCTTCCATACAAAATGAAGTAACTGGAAATATTGCAAATTACAATGGCGATGGAATTAATTTATTCAATTGCAGTACCAGCTTGCTAAACAATAATATTGCAAATTCAAACAGGTATGCAGGAATTGACCCTGGGAGCTCAAAAGATAATATCCTAACCGATAACATTGCAAATTCAAACAGGAAACACGGCTTTGAGCTTGTCGGCTCAGATAACAACACTTTGAGAGGTAATATTGGGAATTCAGATGTGGATCATTTACCAGATGATTCTCCCAATCGTACTTCTAAGAATGAGACTAAAGATCAGGGTATAGAAAACAAATCTTTCATTGATTCCACAATTTCTGTAATTATATCCTGGGTACATCACAATAATTTTTCGGATAATGTTGACAATAATCCAATAAATAACCCTTCTGACAATTTCATCAATAATTCGAAAAGCAATTTTCTCGATAATATTAGCGATGATTCAATAAACGTCTACGTACACCCAGAAGACTCGATCCAGCAGGCAATAGACAATTCAAGTTCCGGCGATATTATTGCTGTTTATCCGGGATTATATAAGGAAAATTTGATTGTGAACAAATCTCTCATCATAATTTCAAAGCCTGGAGAATCAACTGAGACTATAATTCAGGCTGCAGATCCGGAAGATGATATATTCTATGTAGCTGCTGACAATGTAACAATTTGCGGGTTTAATGTGACAGGAACAGACAAGGCAGGCATACGTTATACCGGATCCTGTGGCATTATCGCTGGCAATAAACTGGTTTCTGACAAATACGGAATTTACCTGAAAAAAGCTGAAAACATTACAATTGAAAATAACAATGCATCTCAAAATGGGCGTGGAATTTACTTGAGAGACTCAAGTAGAAATATCGTAAAAAATAATGAAGTAAGTCATAATTGGTTTTATGGGAAGGAGTATAGAAACGGGATCCTTCTTAAAAATTCAAATAACAACAAGCTAACAGGTAATAATGTATCGAGAAATTGGGATGGTATACGCCTCGAAAATTCTTCAAACAACGAACTGAGCAAAAATGCAGTTATAGATGACTATTTCTGCATTGGTCTTGAAGATTCAAATAATAACAAACTTCTTGACAATACCGTCAAATCAATCGGATACTCATTTGATATCACACTGGGGAATTCTCATAATAATACATTACAAGGTAACAGTGCAGGCTTTATGACTGAAGTAAGAGTATCATCTGGGCCTGAGAGCACAAATAATACACTTGAGGGCAGGCAACATATTAGAAGAGATTAA
- a CDS encoding transposase yields the protein MEPWARCWLEDQRKAGEKCLEIKVRGACHYVYRSTSKYDKKIKKGRKVSVYIGRLDKDYGFIPKGEKPKTNVIPVPHSVTDYGNSMILHNMMGELKPFLMKNFPEYWEELYAMSIVRVNGYVPLKRIKDTWEDLYNLEGIKPNLNPSNLSKVLREVGCDRFGQNELFNHLKNADTQLVYDLSSCFSRSMNILQAEKGYNKDCIQVPQINFALLCGLDSEMPTMIKSVPGSVKDIKTLYKTIEELDISDKILLLDRGFFSENILNCLEEKHIKFVLPTKRNSHYYDTRIHLNEEFIYHDRLIKCGKRKLGNRFLYLYEDLDLRLEEQKTIFRKREEGKISDEEYSLKQNRAGKFLIISNYDIGKKEMYELYKKRDSIEKLFDAYKTTLDADKLYLHDDESVYGHVFVAFLSLYAYCKLLKAIKKAEINDKVSPIDILLKFRKVKSINFGEKSIITEVPKKVRELDKTLKFNIFPTKNGS from the coding sequence ATGGAACCCTGGGCAAGATGCTGGCTTGAAGATCAGCGTAAAGCTGGAGAAAAATGTCTTGAAATCAAAGTTCGAGGCGCTTGTCATTATGTTTATCGCTCTACGAGTAAATATGACAAAAAAATTAAGAAGGGTCGTAAAGTTTCAGTTTACATTGGTAGACTCGACAAAGATTACGGCTTTATACCTAAAGGTGAGAAACCTAAAACTAATGTGATACCTGTGCCTCACTCTGTCACTGACTATGGAAATTCAATGATTTTACATAATATGATGGGAGAGCTCAAACCTTTTCTCATGAAAAATTTTCCGGAATATTGGGAAGAACTCTATGCAATGTCAATTGTTCGTGTAAATGGATATGTCCCCCTCAAACGAATTAAAGATACTTGGGAAGATCTCTATAATCTTGAAGGTATAAAACCAAATCTTAATCCATCCAATCTTTCAAAAGTGTTAAGGGAAGTAGGCTGTGATAGGTTTGGGCAGAATGAGCTATTCAATCATCTCAAAAATGCAGACACTCAACTCGTCTATGACTTAAGTTCCTGTTTCTCTCGATCTATGAATATTCTACAGGCTGAAAAAGGCTACAACAAAGACTGTATTCAAGTTCCCCAAATCAACTTTGCCCTTCTTTGTGGTCTTGATAGTGAAATGCCTACTATGATCAAATCAGTTCCAGGCAGTGTGAAGGACATAAAGACATTATACAAAACAATAGAAGAGTTGGATATCAGCGATAAGATACTTCTTCTTGATCGTGGTTTTTTCTCAGAGAACATCCTTAACTGCTTAGAAGAAAAACATATCAAATTTGTGTTACCAACAAAAAGGAACAGCCACTATTATGACACAAGAATACACCTTAATGAAGAATTCATCTATCATGATAGACTCATCAAATGTGGTAAAAGAAAGTTAGGAAATAGGTTCCTATATTTATATGAAGACCTGGATCTAAGACTTGAAGAACAGAAGACGATCTTCAGAAAGAGAGAGGAAGGGAAGATCAGCGATGAAGAGTACTCTTTAAAACAAAATAGAGCAGGGAAGTTCTTGATTATCTCCAATTACGACATAGGAAAAAAGGAGATGTATGAACTCTACAAAAAAAGAGACTCGATTGAAAAGTTGTTTGATGCATACAAAACAACATTAGACGCTGACAAATTGTATCTTCATGATGATGAGAGCGTTTATGGGCATGTGTTTGTGGCATTTCTTTCATTATATGCGTACTGTAAATTGTTGAAGGCAATTAAAAAAGCAGAGATAAATGACAAGGTCTCACCCATTGATATCCTATTGAAGTTTAGAAAAGTGAAAAGTATAAACTTTGGTGAAAAAAGTATCATTACTGAAGTTCCTAAGAAAGTAAGAGAATTAGATAAAACTCTCAAATTCAACATATTCCCTACAAAAAATGGGAGTTAA
- a CDS encoding DUF4143 domain-containing protein, whose amino-acid sequence MYAFFIKKYSYSLKEQVLNPRKVYCIDTGLRNTVAFAFSEDYGRLVENIVFMHLRRKYRDIYYWKNEKQKEVDFLVNEKNVLTQAVQVCWDIESEMTRKRETEGLLLAMDSFELNEGLILTEDVEEEIMVENKKIIFMPVWKWLLVEGET is encoded by the coding sequence ATATATGCTTTTTTCATAAAAAAGTACTCTTACTCCTTAAAAGAACAGGTCCTTAACCCAAGAAAAGTCTACTGTATAGATACAGGCCTTAGAAACACAGTAGCATTTGCTTTCTCGGAAGATTACGGCAGGCTTGTTGAGAATATAGTTTTTATGCACCTCAGAAGAAAATACAGGGATATATATTACTGGAAAAACGAAAAACAAAAAGAAGTCGACTTCCTGGTCAATGAAAAAAATGTGCTCACGCAGGCAGTCCAGGTCTGCTGGGATATAGAAAGTGAAATGACAAGAAAAAGAGAGACTGAAGGGTTGCTCTTAGCAATGGACAGTTTTGAGCTGAATGAAGGTCTTATCCTTACCGAGGACGTAGAAGAAGAAATCATGGTAGAGAACAAGAAAATAATTTTTATGCCTGTCTGGAAATGGCTTCTTGTTGAAGGGGAAACATGA
- a CDS encoding ATP-binding protein, whose protein sequence is MEEKIKKGTAKENILIINFEDPRFRKLDLISKRQMIKRSFKEYVETGGFPKVVLEEEERNKKELLYTYFRDILIKDITMRYGIKDIKKLEELARYYHTNISSPNSYNRIKNVLKTSLDTVERYSSYIESTYMLFS, encoded by the coding sequence ATGGAAGAAAAAATTAAAAAAGGAACGGCAAAAGAAAACATACTCATAATAAACTTCGAAGACCCTCGTTTCAGGAAGCTTGACCTTATCTCAAAGCGCCAGATGATAAAAAGAAGTTTTAAAGAATATGTCGAAACAGGCGGATTTCCAAAAGTTGTGCTGGAGGAAGAGGAGAGAAATAAAAAAGAGCTCCTTTATACATATTTCCGTGACATCCTGATAAAAGATATAACAATGAGATATGGAATAAAAGACATCAAAAAATTAGAAGAACTTGCAAGATATTACCATACAAACATATCCTCCCCGAACTCGTATAACAGGATTAAAAATGTCCTTAAAACCAGCCTTGATACAGTCGAACGTTACTCTTCATACATTGAAAGCACATATATGCTTTTTTCATAA
- a CDS encoding N-6 DNA methylase encodes MIFKLVNPDINDRICDPACGTAGFLFTACRYILKKYTSPDMVKALIFDSTMVRIALMNMVLHGNVRLNHKSSPPSSNGESRYSKIR; translated from the coding sequence ATGATATTCAAGCTTGTGAACCCTGATATCAATGACAGGATCTGCGACCCAGCGTGCGGGACAGCGGGTTTCCTGTTTACGGCTTGCAGGTACATCCTTAAAAAGTACACAAGTCCTGATATGGTGAAGGCTTTAATTTTTGACTCTACAATGGTCAGGATCGCGCTCATGAACATGGTCCTGCACGGGAATGTGCGGCTTAATCATAAAAGCAGCCCACCTTCATCGAATGGGGAGTCCCGGTACTCAAAAATCCGATAA